CCGGGGCCCGTCAGCGTCGGGAAGCGAGCCCGGCGAACCGGAGGAGCGACAGCACCCCGAGCCCCACCGCCAGGACCCCGAGCACCGTGCCCGACGGGAAGCGCGTTCCCGCCCAGAGCAGCCACACCGCCGGGATCACGGGCCTGAGCAGCCACAGCACCATGAACACCGCGGTCGTGTCACCCACCGGGGTGCTCACCGGCGTGAGGTACTGGGCGGGCAGGCCCGCCGCTCCCAGGCTCGCGAACCGGATCAGCGCGGCGCAGGCCGTCACCAGAAGAGCGGGCGCCAGGCGGGAGGGATCGACGGCGAGGACCGGCGCCGCGACGGCTGCCAGCAGGACGATCAGCGGCAGCGCCGCGTGAGCCAGCAGCCGGGCCGGCAGCGGCTGCGGCACGACGACGTCGTACCCCACGGTATCCGCGACATCGCCGAGGGCGCCGCTCAGCCGGGTCATGGCGGCCTGCGCGAGCAGCAGCACCACCGCGAGCATCGCCGGAGTCGCTCCCACCAAAGCCAGTGCCACCGCGCCGGCCACCAGGAGCACGAGCGCGAGCCCCACGCCCCACGGATCCTGTCGAAGATAGCGGAGGTCGATGGCGATTGATCGCGCGAGCAGACCCGCCGGGAAGGCGCGGCCTGTCCGGCGTGGCCCGCGCCGCGGGATCCCGGCGGCGAGGGACCGGTTGTCCCCGGTCATGAGTCCGGCGAGTGCGACGTCCCGTGCGGCGGTCAGATCCTCGAGACGCGGGATCGTCAGGCCGGCCGGACCTCTCTGCTTGCGAGATGCCAGCAGGGCCGAGACGAGCCCGCCGATCAGTCCCACGCCAAGCGCCGTCCCGAGGATGCCCGGAAGTCCCGGGGCTTCGCCGTTCCCCTGCCACCAGGCCAGGACCGGCAGCGCAGCGAGGACCAGCGCGAAGAGCACCGCGCACCCCTGGATGAGCCGCGTGCGGGCGCCGAGCGTGGCCCGGACGCCGAAGGGTCCCGCGGCCAGGTAATGGATCTCCTCGGCGGAACTCCACACCGGGCCGAGGTAGGCGGGGGTCGCCACGGCGGCCAGGACCAGGAGCGCTTCCAGGCCTGCGACGAGGCCGAGCACTCCGGCCGAAGAGAGCGGGGCGACCGGCCCGGCGAGCACGAGCACCACCGACCAGACGCCCGGACCGATGACCAGCCCCAGGAGCAGAGCCGCCAGATACCAGGGGTACCAGCGGCCGTCCTCGGACGCGCCGCGGAGCAGCACCCTGACGGCCTGGAGCTGCCGGCGGCCCGACTGGGCGGGCGAGACGGCCGGGGCGGGCGACGTGTCTGGGTCGCGTGATGCGGCGGGGTCGGGCGAGGCGCTCACAGCGCTCCGCCGCCGGGGTCGGCGTCGGAGATGTCACCGGACTCGTCGTCGTCCGCCCACGCGTTCCCCTCCTGCTCGCGGGCCAGCACCACCTCGCGGGCGCCCAGCAGGTCCACGAGTCGCGGGTCGTGCGTGGCCAGCAGGACGCCGGTCCCGAGATCGCGTCGTCGCAGCATCAGCTCGGCGATGACCTGACGGCGCCGGGCATCCAGACGCTGTTCGGGTTCATCCAGAACGAGCAGCGCGGCGGGGCGGGCGAACGCCATCACGAGGCCGATCCCCTGACGCTCCCCTGAGGACAGCTCATCCGGGTACTGGTCGGCCAGCCGGGCCAGGTCCAGGGCTTCGAGCACCTCGTCCAGGGGAAGGGCCATGCCGCCCGCACCGGCCCAGGAGGTCTCCACGAGATCCAGGTGTTCGGCGATCGTCAGGCGGGCGTAGAACGGCGGCGGGCCGGTCATGGCGGCGATGCCCCGGGCCCCGTCCCCCAGGTCCACCCGGCGGTCGAGGGTCCCGGTCGTGGGGTCGAGCCGGCCCAGCGCCAGCCGCAGCAGCGTGGTCTTGCCGGAACCGTTGGGCCCCGTGAGGGCCACGATCTCCCCGGGCCGTACGGTGAAGGTGGTCGGGCGCACGAGCCAGCGCTCGCCCACCTGGGCTCCCACGGCGGAGGCGCGCAGCAGCGCGGCCGGGGTGTCAGTCATCGCCGCGTCCCGTCGTCGTGCGTCCGGAGGTCATCCGCGGCTCCTGACCACACAAGAACGCCCGCGCCGGAAACCGGCACGGGCGCTGGGAAGTCGATCAGCCTTCGCACTCGACGCAGTACACGAGGCCATTCTTCTCTCGTGCGATCTGCGAGCGGTGCCGGACCAGGAAACAGGAGGCGCAGGTGAATTCATCCGCACGCTCCGGGATGACCACCACGGTGAGTTCCTCATTGCTGAGGTCCACATCAGGGACATCCACACCATCAGAGGTGTCCGCCTCGTCGAGCTCACGCACCACGCTGCGGGCATCGCCCGAGTTGACGGTCTTCAGCGCCTCAAGGGACTCGTTCTGGATCTCCGCAACATCAGAGCGCACTGCATCGTAGTCGGTTGCCATGTGTGGCCTGCCTCTCCTCGCCTAGCGGACGCCTGGTGGGACGTCACGGCAATGCATCATAAGGCACCCATGACCACATAGCCAATCGCTTCCGGAATTCCTTCCACCGGACACCCATTCCCCCTCGTCACCCCCGGGAGTACGGTGTCTGCATGAGCGCGCAGGAACAGGACGACGTCTACACTCACGGCCACCACGCCTCCGTGGTCCGGGCCCATGCCAGCAGGACCGCGCGGGAGTGCGCGGGCTACCTTCTGGAGCACCTCACCCCCGGCGTGACCATGCTCGACGTCGGCTGCGGCCCCGGCAGCATCACGTGCGACTTCGCGGAGCTGGTCGCCCCCGCCGTGGTCACCGGACTGGACCGCGCGCCGGAGGTGGTGGAACAGGCCGCGGAACTCGCCCGCACCCGTGGCGTGGAGAACGTCGCCTTCGTCTCCGGCAACATCTACGCGCTGGACTTCCCGGACGACACCTTCGACGTGGTCCACGCCCACCAGGTGCTCCAGCACCTCACGGATCCCGTGGCCGCCCTGCGGGAGATGCGCCGCGTGGCCAAGCCCGGCGGCCTCGTGGCCGTGCGGGACGCCGACTTCCATGGCATCTTCTGGTACCCCGAGATCCCGGAGCTGGACGAATGGATGGAGATGTACCAGAAGGTGGCCCGGCACAATCAGGCCGAACCGGACGGCGGACGGCACCTGGTGTCCTGGGCTCAGGCGGCCGGCTTCACGGACGTCGCCCCGAGCAGCAGCAACTGGACCTACGCCACCGCTCAGCAGCGCCGCTGGCTGGCCCGCGTCTGGGCGGAGCGGGTGGTGCACTCCTCTCTCGGGGAGCAGGCCCTCTCCTACGGCTATGCCACGCAGACCGGTCTGGAGCGGATCGCCGCGGGCTGGCACCGCTGGGGCGAGACGAGCGACGGCTGGCTCGTCATGCCGAACGGCGAGGTGCTGCTGAGGGCCTGACCGCGCGGCGCGCCACGGCGCGGGCCGCGCCCTGCCGGGGAGCCTGGCGCCGCGGCCAGGCCGCGGCGCTACTGGCTCTGCAAGCCGGAGGCCCCGGCGGTGAACATCAGGGTGAAGATCCCGATCATGAAGAACAGCACGATCGCCCAGCCCACCAGCATGATGCTGTTGATGATGATGCCCGCGACTGCGATCCCCTTGCCCGCGGGCTCCTTCCGCGAGCCGACGATGCCGAGCACGAGCCCGACGATCGGCACGAGGAAGGTCCAGCCGAAGAACATGCTGCTCAGACCCAGGACCAGGGACGCGATCGAGTTCCCCTTGGGCTGCGGCGCGGGGAAGGTCAGGTAGACCGGGGCCGGCTGCGAACCGTAGGGCCCGGGGCCGGTGGGCGGGTAGTCCGGCGGATAGTTCGGGGGCACCTGGGACACTGCTCAACTCCTTGTTTCCGGCGGTCCGGATTGCTCCGTCACCGCCCTGTCGTTCCTCCCGGCATTCTGTCAGACCGCGGGCCGGGGTCCTGGGGTCAGACCGCCGTCGGCTCCGGCACGGTGCTCCGGGCCGGCACACTGGCCACCTGGCGGATGAAGAGGATGAGCCACGTGAAGATCAGGGCGAACGCGATCAGCTCCATGCCCGTGAGGTTGTAATAGCCGAGCGGCAGGTACAGGACCACGGAGACGACCACACCGGTCACGAAGACGCCGCTGGCCACGTGGAAGGTGAAGCCGAGTCCGGGGATCCACCACGGCAGCGCGATGACCAGCACGCCCCACGCCACGACCATGCCGGTCGCGCCGGTGTTGTGCAGGAGCTCGGATTCGTCCACGGGCACCAGGCCCGCGAGCGCGAGCCCGACCCCCATGAGCACCAGGCAGCCGTAGACGGGCCGCAGCTTCGGGTGCAGATAGCGTTCGCGTCCCACGTTCTTCGCCCAGCCGCGCGCGCCGAAGAAGCGCAGCCAGCGCTGTCCCGCCTGCTGTCGCAGGGCCTGGATCTGGGTGAAGGCGACCGCCCCGGCGTCGGACTCCGAGAAGTGCTGCAGATCCGCCAGGATGAAGTGCGCCAGCGTGACGATCAGGGCGCCCGCCACGAGCAGGGTGATGTTGAAGGTGTAGGCGGTCCCGGAGTGCGCGGTGCCGAGGGCGCTGATGTTGGACTGCCACCAGTCCGCCTGCTGGGTGGTCATCATGGCGTTCAGCACCCCCATGACCAGGAAGGCGCCGAGCAGCGTGGCGACGCGTTCGGTCGTCAGGTTCTGGGCGTTCACCGCGGTCAGATACGCGGCGGCGCCGGCCGTCATGGCCAGGAGCAGCGCGGCGGCGAACGCGTCCAGGGTCAGGCCGATGAACGCCTGCTGGAACAGCGCGAACAACGCCACGGCCCCCATGTACGCGAGGGCGGCATGGGAGAGGGCCAGCGCGACGACGTCGAGCAGATAGAGCCACGGCGGACGGCCCGCGGTGCGCACCCGCTGGACCACGCGGCCTCCCACCACGAAGCCGAAGGCCGCGAGCGCGACGACGGCGCTGAGCACCGCTGCTGCGACACCGATCGAGCCACTGCCGGAGAGCGGCGGATGCGCGCCGAAGAAGATGATGAAACCGGCGAGGAACCCGACGATCAGGGCGCCACCACCGGCCTGCAGAGCACGCTCTTCGGCGGTCTTCCTGGGAGTGGAGGCAGGGTTGCTGGTTCTCAGGGGCGGCAGTGACATGTCTCTATTCTGCCCAGTCGCCGGCGCTCCCCTACTCTTGTCGGGTGGAACTCTCCCTTTGGCTGGCTCTCGCCACCGCAGCGCTGCTCATCAGCCTCACCCCCGGCGCGGGTGCCGTCAACACCATGAGCAACGCCCTCAACGTCGGATTCACCCGCTCGATCTGGGGGATTCTGGGACAGCAGGCGGCCCTGGTGATCCACGTGGTGGTGGTCGCCCTGGGACTGGGCGTGCTGGTCTCGCAGTCGCCCGTCCTGTTCAACGTGATCCGGTACGCGGGCGCCGCTTACCTGGTGTATCTGGGCATCCGGCAGTTCCTGGCCAAGCCGGTGCACACCGCGGAGGCGCAGGCGGCACTCGCGGGCGAACCCGCGTGGAGCATGTTCCGCCGTGGCCTCTGGGTGAACCTGCTGAACCCCAAGGCGATCGTCTTCTTCCTGGCCTTCCTGCCGCAGTTCATCAAGGCCGATCAGCCGTTGCTCACGCAGTACGCGGTGGTCGCGGTGACGGTGGTGGTGATCGACATCCTGGTCATGTGGTTCTTCTTCGCCCTGGCCGCGAAGTCGGTGCGCAGCTTCACCCGTTCGGCGCGCGGGCAGCTGGTGCTCAATCGGAGCTTCGGGGTGCTCTTCGTCCTGCTCGGCGTGGGGCTGGCGCTCCTGCACTGAGCGCTCCGGGCAGGGTCCGGGGCCGTCACGCGGGCCTCGTCCGGCACCCGGCCCCCGCCGTCGCGGGCGGAGCGGCTACCGTTGGAGCATGGCTGAAAAACCTTTCCGGGTGATCACGGTGTGCACGGGCAACATCTGCCGCTCACCCATGGCTGAATACCTGCTGCGCCGCGCTCTGGCGGAGGCCGCGCAGCAGCACCCCGAGGACGGGTTCCTGGCCGCCGTCGTCGTCGATTCGGCCGGGATCAGCGACGAAGAGGTGGGCCGCTCGATGGACCACCGCGCCGCCACTCAGCTGCGCGCGCTGGGGATCGACCCCGCCGGGCATGTGGCCCGCGAATGGGACAACGCCTGGTTCCGCGAGCGCGACCTCATCCTGGCCATGGACGAGAACCACTACCGGGCGCTGCGGCGCTGGGCGCCGGACGAGCAGAGCCGCGCCCGGATCCGCATGTTCCGGTCCTTCGACCCGTCGATGGCCGACAGGAGCACGGCCGAACTCGGCATCTACGACCCCTGGTACGGCGACCAGCGGGACTTCGTCGAGTGCGCGGACATGATCTCCGGCTCGCTGGAACCGCTCGTGGAGTACATCCGGGCCGCGGCGGCGCACGGGGCCCAGCCCGAGTGATGGCCGCACCTCGCACGGCGCCCCTGCTGATCGGCATCGACGGCCGGTCCGGCGCCGGGAAGACCACCCTCGCCGTCGAACTGTGCGCCCGCCTGCGGCAGCACCGCACCGTCTCCCTGTTCCACCTCGAGGACATCTACCCTGGCTGGCAGGGCCTCGAGCAGGGCATCCAGCGCTATCTGGACACCGTCCTCGCGCCCCTCTCCACAGGCCACGACGCCGAGTGGACCACCTGGGACTGGGCCGCCGGCACGGACGGTCCGCTCCGCACGACGCCGGCCGCGGAGATCGTCGTGATCGAAGGTGTGGGGGCCTGCGCCGAGGGCGCCCGGGAACTGCTCGACGCGACGCTCTGGGTCTCCGGCGCGGACGACGAGCGGAAGTCCCGCGCCCTGGCCCGCGACGGCGAGAGCTACGTGCCCTTCTGGGACACCTGGGCGGAACAGGAGGAACGCTGGCTGGCCACGGATCCCGTGCCGGAGTCCGTGGATGTCACCGTCCGGGACACGGCGGGCGGAGGCGGCCCGGGAAGTTCCGGGACGGGCGG
Above is a window of Arthrobacter sp. Y-9 DNA encoding:
- a CDS encoding LysE family transporter, which translates into the protein MELSLWLALATAALLISLTPGAGAVNTMSNALNVGFTRSIWGILGQQAALVIHVVVVALGLGVLVSQSPVLFNVIRYAGAAYLVYLGIRQFLAKPVHTAEAQAALAGEPAWSMFRRGLWVNLLNPKAIVFFLAFLPQFIKADQPLLTQYAVVAVTVVVIDILVMWFFFALAAKSVRSFTRSARGQLVLNRSFGVLFVLLGVGLALLH
- a CDS encoding ATP-binding cassette domain-containing protein translates to MTDTPAALLRASAVGAQVGERWLVRPTTFTVRPGEIVALTGPNGSGKTTLLRLALGRLDPTTGTLDRRVDLGDGARGIAAMTGPPPFYARLTIAEHLDLVETSWAGAGGMALPLDEVLEALDLARLADQYPDELSSGERQGIGLVMAFARPAALLVLDEPEQRLDARRRQVIAELMLRRRDLGTGVLLATHDPRLVDLLGAREVVLAREQEGNAWADDDESGDISDADPGGGAL
- a CDS encoding DUF4193 domain-containing protein, which codes for MATDYDAVRSDVAEIQNESLEALKTVNSGDARSVVRELDEADTSDGVDVPDVDLSNEELTVVVIPERADEFTCASCFLVRHRSQIAREKNGLVYCVECEG
- a CDS encoding DUF4190 domain-containing protein, which produces MSQVPPNYPPDYPPTGPGPYGSQPAPVYLTFPAPQPKGNSIASLVLGLSSMFFGWTFLVPIVGLVLGIVGSRKEPAGKGIAVAGIIINSIMLVGWAIVLFFMIGIFTLMFTAGASGLQSQ
- a CDS encoding low molecular weight protein-tyrosine-phosphatase; translation: MAEKPFRVITVCTGNICRSPMAEYLLRRALAEAAQQHPEDGFLAAVVVDSAGISDEEVGRSMDHRAATQLRALGIDPAGHVAREWDNAWFRERDLILAMDENHYRALRRWAPDEQSRARIRMFRSFDPSMADRSTAELGIYDPWYGDQRDFVECADMISGSLEPLVEYIRAAAAHGAQPE
- a CDS encoding class I SAM-dependent methyltransferase, translating into MSAQEQDDVYTHGHHASVVRAHASRTARECAGYLLEHLTPGVTMLDVGCGPGSITCDFAELVAPAVVTGLDRAPEVVEQAAELARTRGVENVAFVSGNIYALDFPDDTFDVVHAHQVLQHLTDPVAALREMRRVAKPGGLVAVRDADFHGIFWYPEIPELDEWMEMYQKVARHNQAEPDGGRHLVSWAQAAGFTDVAPSSSNWTYATAQQRRWLARVWAERVVHSSLGEQALSYGYATQTGLERIAAGWHRWGETSDGWLVMPNGEVLLRA